In Aegilops tauschii subsp. strangulata cultivar AL8/78 chromosome 3, Aet v6.0, whole genome shotgun sequence, one genomic interval encodes:
- the LOC109784615 gene encoding uncharacterized protein gives MAAPNRRGGSGRKKTVIRRIEQQDARQVSYAKRRVGLFNKASELSVLTGAQLAALAFSPGGKVFSFGHPSVDPVVERFLAGEGLGAFPMAQGAANGRFLAAEGAGAGAGEGAADEDNVKRLAQQLAEMRTELREVKKQTKRIDKAMAKERAAGDQIAAWVDPKVRDMGDDDMAAFFATLLKVKTDVSDRANQVLLDFSRKVKITPPPPAQIFGGSIFEFGSSSGSAHAGMEFQFLVPPPQGQGFEARMDMQQMVMAPLPPPQGFPSGIDMQQQMVMEMPPAQVVAAGMDMQPHIVMEMPPAQVIAAGVDMQEMPPAQVVAAGAGDASAAGVRCRDGYGADGNAD, from the coding sequence aTGGCGGCACCCAATCGGAGGGGTGGCAGCGGCCGGAAGAAGACCGTAATCCGCCGGATCGAGCAGCAGGATGCCCGGCAAGTCTCCTACGCCAAGCGCCGAGTGGGGCTCTTCAACAAGGCCAGCGAGCTGTCTGTGCTCACGGGCGCCCAGCTGGCCGCCCTCGCCTTCTCTCCCGGCGGCAAGGTATTCTCCTTCGGCCACCCCTCCGTCGACCCCGTCGTAGAACGCTTCCTGGCGGGGGAAGGTCTGGGTGCTTTCCCGATGGCGCAGGGCGCTGCCAATGGCCGTTTCCTGGCGGCGGAGGGTGCCGGGGCCGGCGCGGGGGAGGGCGCTGCCGACGAAGACAACGTCAAGAGGCTGGCCCAGCAGCTCGCCGAGATGCGCACGGAGCTGAGGGAGGTGAAGAAGCAGACGAAGCGCATCGACAAGGCCATGGCTAAGGAGCGCGCCGCGGGGGACCAGATTGCGGCGTGGGTCGACCCGAAGGTGCGCGACATGGGGGACGACGACATGGCGGCCTTCTTTGCCACGCTTCTCAAGGTAAAGACCGACGTCTCCGACCGCGCCAACCAGGTTCTATTGGACTTCAGCCGCAAGGTTAAAATCACCCCGCCGCCCCCGGCCCAGATCTTCGGTGGCAGCATCTTTGAGTTCGGTAGCAGCAGCGGCAGCGCCCACGCCGGGATGGAGTTCCAGTTTCTGGTGCCTCCACCGCAGGGCCAGGGGTTCGAGGCCAGGATGGATATGCAGCAGATGGTGATGGCGCCGCTGCCTCCGCCTCAGGGGTTCCCCTCCGGGATAGATATGCAACAGCAGATGGTGATGGAGATGCCCCCGGCTCAGGTGGTCGCCGCCGGGATGGATATGCAACCGCATATAGTGATGGAGATGCCTCCGGCTCAGGTGATCGCCGCTGGGGTGGATATGCAGGAGATGCCTCCAGCTCAGGTGGTTGCCGCCGGGGCAGGAGATGCCTCCGCCGCCGGGGTTCGCTGTCGGGATGGATATGGAGCAGATGGAAATGCTGATTGA